A genomic segment from Sorangium aterium encodes:
- a CDS encoding matrixin family metalloprotease, protein MRRHVALAALLGAASSLAVAREAAAWVPLDDVVPRWDKLPVAYYINRSTIPGEISAFAVARVESGFETWSNAGCTEWRVDLLGDTTDRYNYNDGKNVFHWISSSWPNMLGDVNSVIGVTMPVWSFNGAIVDADMVFNDVGFCWNDTGNNGCVDTQSIATHEEGHFLGLGHSSERSATMTPYYVVGSSMRTIEQDDIDGVCALYPIGGTTAANAASATSAAAGGGGCDSCSNDSLANNCKAPYDACGASLACRRFIGCINECPDDACVEGCLNDQPEGADMYISILECVCGECSTECSTECAGFDGGGAGGAGGSGGDGGAGGSSTSTSSSAGGGSSVGATASSSVASSGGVGGGGGADPDDTQKSGDGESGGDAGCSCSTTGRSADVGGVMLLGVLGALASRRRRR, encoded by the coding sequence GTGAGGCGCCACGTCGCCCTCGCCGCCCTGCTCGGCGCCGCCTCGTCCCTCGCCGTGGCCCGTGAGGCCGCCGCGTGGGTGCCGCTCGATGACGTGGTCCCCCGCTGGGACAAGCTGCCCGTCGCCTACTACATCAACCGCTCGACGATCCCGGGCGAGATCTCCGCCTTCGCCGTCGCCCGTGTCGAGTCCGGGTTCGAGACGTGGTCGAACGCGGGGTGTACGGAGTGGCGGGTCGACCTCCTCGGCGACACCACCGATCGTTACAACTACAACGACGGCAAGAACGTGTTTCATTGGATCAGCTCCTCCTGGCCGAACATGCTCGGCGACGTCAACTCGGTCATCGGCGTCACGATGCCGGTCTGGAGCTTCAACGGCGCCATCGTGGACGCCGACATGGTCTTCAACGACGTCGGGTTTTGCTGGAACGACACCGGCAACAACGGCTGTGTCGACACACAGTCGATCGCCACGCACGAAGAGGGGCACTTCCTGGGCCTCGGCCACTCCAGCGAGCGGAGCGCGACGATGACGCCTTACTATGTCGTGGGCTCGTCGATGCGCACCATCGAGCAAGACGACATCGACGGCGTGTGCGCGCTGTATCCCATCGGCGGGACCACGGCCGCGAATGCGGCGAGCGCCACGAGCGCCGCCGCCGGCGGCGGCGGCTGCGATAGCTGCTCGAACGATTCGCTCGCGAACAACTGCAAGGCCCCCTATGACGCGTGCGGCGCGTCGCTCGCGTGCAGGAGATTCATCGGCTGTATCAACGAGTGCCCGGACGACGCGTGCGTCGAGGGATGCTTGAATGATCAGCCCGAGGGGGCCGACATGTATATCAGCATCCTCGAGTGCGTCTGCGGGGAATGCTCGACCGAGTGCTCCACCGAGTGCGCCGGCTTCGATGGCGGCGGCGCCGGCGGCGCCGGCGGCAGCGGGGGCGACGGCGGAGCGGGCGGCAGCAGCACGTCGACCTCCTCGTCGGCCGGCGGCGGATCGAGCGTGGGCGCGACCGCGAGCTCGTCGGTCGCCTCGAGCGGCGGGGTGGGCGGCGGCGGCGGCGCCGATCCGGACGACACGCAGAAGAGCGGCGATGGGGAGTCTGGCGGCGATGCCGGGTGCTCCTGCTCGACGACCGGCCGATCGGCCGATGTCGGCGGGGTCATGCTCCTCGGCGTGCTCGGCGCGCTGGCGTCGCGACGGCGCCGGCGCTGA
- a CDS encoding IS5 family transposase (programmed frameshift) has translation MKQFKDDGWRLPDAIWTEMEPLLPPRKAHPLGCHNPRVPDRVAMDAIFFVLRTGCQWGALDATGICSHSSAHRRFIEWIEAGAFREFWRRGLLAYDEFIGIDWSWLAMDGAMSKAPLGGKKTGPNPTDRAKRGAKRSLLTEASGVPVGVAVAGANRNDFKMARETIESIPVERPHPSGRKPQGMCLDKGYDYAEVPALLKEFGFTAHIRPRGEEAREIKKEAGRRARRWVVERSHSWMNRFRGILIRWSKRADTYLALLHLACGVITWRAAGLLG, from the exons ATGAAGCAGTTCAAGGATGATGGCTGGAGGTTGCCCGACGCCATCTGGACAGAGATGGAACCCTTACTGCCGCCGCGCAAGGCGCACCCGCTCGGTTGCCATAACCCGCGCGTGCCCGATCGCGTGGCCATGGACGCCATCTTCTTCGTCCTCCGGACGGGCTGCCAATGGGGGGCGCTCGATGCGACCGGTATCTGCAGCCATTCCTCAGCGCATCGACGATTCATCGAGTGGATCGAGGCGGGCGCGTTTCGGGAGTTCTGGCGCCGCGGGCTGCTGGCGTACGATGAGTTCATCGGCATCGACTGGAGCTGGTTGGCGATGGACGGGGCGATGAGCAAGGCCCCGCTCGGC GGGAAAAAAACCGGGCCCAACCCCACCGATCGCGCCAAGAGGGGCGCCAAGCGCAGCTTGCTGACAGAGGCGTCGGGCGTCCCCGTGGGCGTCGCCGTGGCCGGAGCCAATCGCAACGACTTCAAGATGGCGCGCGAGACCATCGAGAGCATCCCGGTCGAACGCCCGCATCCCAGCGGGCGCAAGCCGCAGGGCATGTGTCTGGACAAAGGGTACGATTACGCTGAAGTACCGGCGCTGCTGAAGGAGTTCGGGTTCACGGCACACATCCGCCCGCGCGGTGAGGAGGCGCGCGAGATCAAGAAGGAGGCAGGCCGCAGAGCCCGCCGATGGGTCGTCGAGCGTTCCCATAGCTGGATGAACCGCTTTCGGGGAATCCTCATCCGGTGGTCGAAGCGTGCGGACACCTACCTCGCCCTTCTGCACCTCGCCTGCGGGGTCATCACCTGGCGTGCAGCCGGCCTACTGGGATAG
- a CDS encoding tetratricopeptide repeat protein encodes MRRLPEVQSELKGVDGDPPTQRSFDSAADRCTPRSGSLAEVLGEGVTRGPRSSAAPPSLNSTPPESRGNALRERGNLLLRRSDYVGAARDYDEALALFRATGDALGQAQVLMDRGALRLREGVPAQAVRDYDEALALFQAAGARAAEGDALRARGFARAEEGDLGGAVCDYDLAIQLFLQLGDREPLKPRAGSRGAADADAPGPSEPPRARPHGAAHGRALKARGDLRVRLRNLAGAARDYSTALALFQDTGDRSGQASVLKARGDMRFGQDNVTGAARDYDWALTLYQATEDHLGQAGTLKARGDLRVRQGDLAGAEKDYDHGLELFTATRDVLGQAAVLKARGDLRSVQEDLVDAVRDYDRALALFRTGFERRGQAATLKVRGDLRRKQFELVAELVGVAAADASDLEEALSDYEQALALFEVLEDGAGQAGVLRARGDLARIQGDLAAALSLYLGAKRLLDVSGNAAELSATLAEIARTHALSGRAAEARAAAEQALARADRATSAECRELAEAVLAGRVVARGEAGAKRDSRAPNGLKRFD; translated from the coding sequence ATGCGTCGCCTCCCCGAAGTCCAGTCCGAGCTGAAGGGCGTGGATGGCGATCCTCCCACACAGCGCTCGTTCGACAGCGCGGCGGATCGCTGCACGCCGAGGAGCGGATCGCTGGCCGAGGTGCTCGGCGAGGGGGTGACGCGGGGGCCCCGTTCGAGCGCGGCGCCTCCGAGCCTCAACAGCACCCCGCCGGAGTCGCGCGGCAACGCGCTGCGGGAGCGCGGCAACCTGCTCCTCCGGCGGAGCGACTACGTGGGCGCCGCGCGCGACTACGACGAGGCGCTCGCGCTGTTCCGTGCGACGGGCGACGCGCTCGGGCAGGCCCAGGTGCTCATGGATCGGGGCGCGCTGCGCCTGCGGGAGGGCGTCCCCGCGCAGGCGGTGCGCGACTACGACGAGGCGCTCGCGCTGTTCCAGGCCGCGGGCGCTCGCGCGGCGGAGGGCGACGCGCTGAGGGCGCGGGGCTTCGCGCGCGCCGAGGAGGGCGATCTCGGCGGCGCGGTGTGCGACTACGATCTGGCGATCCAGCTGTTCCTGCAGCTCGGCGATCGCGAGCCGCTCAAGCCCCGGGCCGGGTCGCGCGGGGCCGCCGACGCCGACGCCCCGGGCCCCTCGGAGCCGCCTCGCGCCCGCCCACACGGCGCCGCGCACGGGCGGGCGCTCAAGGCGCGCGGCGATCTGCGGGTCCGGCTCCGCAACCTCGCGGGAGCGGCGCGCGACTACAGCACCGCGCTCGCGCTGTTCCAGGACACGGGGGATCGGAGCGGGCAGGCCAGCGTGCTGAAGGCGCGGGGCGACATGCGGTTCGGCCAGGACAACGTGACGGGCGCCGCGCGCGACTACGACTGGGCGCTGACGCTCTATCAGGCGACCGAGGACCACCTCGGGCAGGCCGGCACACTCAAGGCGCGCGGCGATCTCCGGGTGCGGCAGGGGGATCTTGCGGGCGCCGAGAAGGATTACGATCACGGGCTCGAGCTGTTCACGGCGACGCGCGACGTCCTGGGCCAGGCCGCGGTGCTGAAGGCGCGGGGCGATCTGCGCTCCGTGCAGGAGGACCTCGTGGACGCGGTGCGCGACTACGACCGTGCGCTCGCGCTGTTCCGCACGGGCTTCGAGCGCCGCGGGCAGGCCGCGACGCTCAAGGTGCGGGGCGATCTCCGCCGCAAGCAGTTCGAGCTGGTGGCCGAGCTCGTGGGGGTCGCGGCGGCCGATGCGTCGGACCTGGAGGAGGCGCTCTCGGACTACGAGCAGGCGCTCGCCCTGTTCGAGGTGCTCGAGGACGGCGCGGGTCAGGCCGGCGTGCTGCGGGCGCGGGGCGATCTGGCGCGCATCCAGGGGGATCTCGCCGCGGCGCTGTCGCTCTACCTCGGAGCGAAGCGGCTCCTGGACGTGTCGGGCAACGCCGCGGAGCTCTCGGCGACCCTCGCGGAGATCGCCCGGACGCACGCGCTCTCGGGCCGCGCGGCCGAGGCGCGCGCCGCGGCGGAGCAGGCGCTCGCGCGGGCCGATCGCGCGACGAGCGCCGAGTGCCGCGAGCTCGCGGAGGCGGTCCTCGCCGGTCGCGTCGTGGCGCGGGGAGAGGCCGGCGCGAAGCGCGACTCCAGGGCGCCGAACGGCCTGAAGCGGTTCGACTGA
- a CDS encoding LysM peptidoglycan-binding domain-containing protein: MKFPPKATLVLVSLALVAAPPLARAQDQQGGEEGAGQGPGVTVVQLPRGEPTVETQVVVPGYPQPGFDPNAHLPSSSRGTTDTSRPSDGFDLGRRSEGPASVKGGANGSYVVEGQFVPESHSVRRGDTLWDISGRYYTNPYAWPQVWALNPQLQNPHWIYPGDRIRLRDPSEGPTRGSIGFGANQLGRGGRVPSKTIFLRELGWVDDVKKDTWGELVASPDDQMLLSEGDDVYLRLSDDHDVSIGQELTIFREIKKVKSGDVKGELVTVRGTARVDRYNPKTHMVRARLIESLDVVERTDRVGAVLRRLDVVPPVGAEADLEARIIAAVYPYQLVGQNQVVFIDKGEKDGVKPGQRFFAVRRGDRWLQQIGGAGRLATVRPRLQDERPAQVDDPKFGVDEELLPDETYAELRVVHVRERTAAALVTHAMYEVERDAVLVSRKGL, translated from the coding sequence ATGAAGTTCCCCCCGAAGGCAACGCTGGTCCTGGTCTCCCTGGCGCTCGTCGCGGCGCCGCCGCTGGCGCGCGCTCAGGATCAGCAGGGCGGCGAAGAGGGCGCCGGCCAGGGGCCGGGCGTCACCGTGGTCCAGCTCCCGAGGGGCGAGCCGACCGTCGAGACGCAGGTCGTTGTGCCGGGTTATCCGCAGCCCGGGTTCGATCCGAACGCCCACCTGCCCTCGAGCTCGCGGGGCACGACGGACACGTCGCGCCCGTCGGACGGCTTCGATCTGGGCCGCCGCAGCGAGGGCCCCGCCTCGGTGAAGGGCGGCGCGAACGGCAGCTACGTCGTCGAGGGGCAGTTCGTGCCCGAGTCGCACTCGGTGCGGCGCGGCGACACGCTCTGGGACATCTCGGGCAGGTACTACACGAACCCCTATGCGTGGCCGCAGGTCTGGGCGCTGAACCCGCAGCTCCAGAACCCGCACTGGATCTACCCGGGCGACCGGATCCGGCTCCGCGACCCGAGCGAGGGCCCGACCCGCGGCAGCATCGGGTTCGGCGCGAACCAGCTGGGGCGCGGGGGGCGGGTGCCGTCGAAGACGATCTTCCTGCGCGAGCTCGGCTGGGTCGACGACGTGAAGAAGGACACGTGGGGGGAGCTCGTCGCGAGCCCCGACGACCAGATGCTCCTCAGCGAGGGCGACGACGTCTACCTCCGCCTCTCGGACGATCACGACGTCTCGATCGGCCAGGAGCTGACGATCTTCCGCGAGATCAAGAAGGTGAAGAGCGGGGACGTGAAGGGCGAGCTCGTGACGGTGCGCGGCACGGCGCGCGTGGATCGTTACAACCCGAAGACGCACATGGTGCGCGCGCGGCTCATCGAGTCGCTCGACGTGGTCGAGCGCACGGACAGGGTCGGCGCGGTGCTGCGGCGCCTCGACGTGGTGCCGCCGGTGGGCGCCGAGGCGGATCTCGAGGCGAGGATCATCGCGGCCGTCTATCCCTACCAGCTCGTCGGGCAGAACCAGGTGGTGTTCATCGACAAGGGCGAGAAGGACGGCGTGAAGCCGGGGCAGCGCTTCTTCGCGGTCCGGCGGGGCGACCGCTGGCTGCAGCAGATCGGCGGCGCGGGCAGGCTGGCGACGGTCCGGCCGCGGCTGCAGGACGAGCGCCCGGCGCAGGTCGACGATCCGAAGTTCGGCGTCGACGAGGAGCTGCTGCCGGACGAGACCTACGCCGAGCTGCGGGTCGTGCATGTGCGCGAGCGCACGGCTGCGGCGCTCGTGACCCACGCGATGTACGAGGTCGAGCGGGACGCGGTGCTGGTCTCGCGCAAGGGCCTCTGA